A segment of the Candidatus Brevundimonas phytovorans genome:
CCATCCCGAACGAGGGCGGCTACGACGCCTGGTACGCGGCGCGCCGTCGGGCCTTTGGCAAATATTTCAAGGACAAGGAGCGGGCGCGGCGCAGCATGGAGACCGAGTTCGGCGCCGTGGAGGTGCAGATCGGTCTTCGCGACGAGGCTCTGCTGGACGAACTGATCGTGCTGAAACGGGACCAGTATCGGCGCACGGGGCGGCATGACGTCTTCGCCTGCGGCTGGACCCGCGACCTGTTGCACGCCCTGATGGCGCACGAGCAGGACGATTTCGGTGCCTCGATTGCGGTGCTGCGCGCCGGAGGACGGATCGCGGCGATGGAGTATTCGCTGCACGCGGGACGGCGGTTCCACTTCTGGTTTCCGGTCTATGTGCCCAGCCTGGCGCGGTGCTCGCCCGGCATCATGCTGAGCATGGAGACGATCCGTCTGGGGGCCGAGCGCGGCTATCGCGACTTCGACTACGGCTTTGGCGGCGAGACCTACAAGCGCTACTTCTGCGACACGGTTCAGCCGGTGGCCGAGGCGGTCATTCTGAAGCCGGGCTTGTCGTCGACCCTGGGCGAGGCCGGGGCGGCCCTGCTGGCGATGGCCGGCGGCGCGCGCCTGGTCGACAGCGTGCGGCGGCGCTGGAATGTCATCGAGGCCTGCGAGACGAGCGCGGCAGGCCGGCTGAAGGGGGCGGGGCTGGCGGCGCGCGCCGCCCTGTCCAAGGCCGCGGGCCGAGCAGGGGCCGCCGCCTGATGAAGGAACCGACCATGTCTGATCGCCGCACGCGTTATCCCGGCCCCATCACCGAGGCGGGGGTTCATCCGCACAGTCTGATCGCCCAGGGCTTTGCCGAGGACGCCGCGCTGGCGGCCCTGCTGGACCGCTATCCGGCGGACCTGTTCGACATCAACCTGTACGACTACGACGACGAGGGGCAGGTGTCGTTGCGCACCGGCGCGCGCGGGCGTCTGGATGGAAGCCAGTTGCTCGAGGCGATCCAGCAGGGACGCCTGTGGGTCAACCTGCGCGGGCTTGAGACCGGCTGGCCCGAACTGTGGGCGGCCGCGATGGCCGAGTATCGCCGGATCGAGCAGGCCTATCCAGGGTTGAAGGCGGTCAAGAATGCGGGGCAGTTGATCCTGTCCTCGCCCAAGGCGCGCGTGCCCTATCATTTCGACGCGGCGGGAGTGGTGCTGTTCCACCTGAGAGGGCGCAAGCGGATTTTCGTCTATCCGGGCGACGAGGCGCATCTGCCGGAGCGCAACATGGAACAGGTGGTGGCGCGCCAGACGACCGAGGAGCTGCCCTATAGCCTGGCGTTCGAGGGCGATGCGCAGGTCATCGATCTGGAGCCGGGGCAGGCGCTGACCTGGCCGCTTTATGCGCCGCACCGGGTGGAGAACCTGGACCGGTTCTGCGTCTCCCTGTCGATGGACTTTCAGACCTGGCCGTCGCGCTGGCGCAACGGGGCCCTCTACACCAACGCCGTGGCGCGCAGCCGGGGCGGGGCGCCGCGACAGACGGATCGGATGGGGCAGGGAGAGCTGGCCCTGCGCTGGGCGGCGTCGCTGGGGCTGAAGCGGATGGGCGCGCTGAAAAGCCGGATCGCCCATTTCGAGCGGCAGTTCGAACCCGAGATCGGCGTGGCCGACGGGGCGGGGGCCCTGAAGGCCTGAACCGCCGCAAGGCCGGTTTCTTACAACGACTTCATGACCTCGATTTAAAATGACTTGGGCGGCGGTCGCGGCCAGTTTCATCTCACATTCAGGAGAGGGACACCGCCATGAAGATCGCCGCCTACGCCGCCGCCGCCGCCGTTCTGGCCGCATTCGCCGCCGCCCAGCCCGCCGCCGCGCAGGAGGCGGAAATCCGTAATGCGGTGGCCCGTGTCATCGTCATTCCCGAGGACCGCGCCGACATCGCCGTCGAGATCACGCCCGGCGCGGCGGACCTGCCGCAACTGACGGTCGAACGGCGCGGCGACAAGGTGCGTATCGACGGCGGCCTGGGCCGTCGCCGCAGCTTGCTGCAGTTCAGCAACGACAGCATCCGCGAATGCAACAACGGTTCGATCGATGCGCGCCAACCGGGCGAGGGCGCCACGGTCGTGCTGGCCGGCAAGGGGCGGGTCCGTCTGGAAGACGCGCCCCTGGTGGTGCTGCGCACGCCGCGCGACGTGGATGTCAGCTCGGGCAGCGGCGTCTATGGCTCGGTGGGGCGCGGCGCGCGTTCGGTGGACCTGGGCGCGGGGGGGTGCGGCAACTGGACGGTGGCCAATGTCGATGGTCGGCTGGAGATCGGCGTAGGCGGCTCGGGCACGGTGCGGGCGGGGACTTCGCGGTCACTCGAGGCCTCGGTCGGCGGCTCGGGTTCGATCTTTGCGGGCAATACCGGCGATCTGGAAGCCAATATCGGCGGTTCGGGCAGCATCATCGTGGCCGGGGTGAACGGACCGGCTGAGGTCTCCATCGGCGGTTCGGGCGACGTGACGATCCGGGGCGGTCGCGCCTCGACGCTGGAAGTCGCGGTCGCCGGATCGGGCAATGTGCGCTTCGACGGCACGGCGGCCAGCCTGGAGGCGTCGATCGCCGGTTCGGGCGACGTGCGCGTGGCCGAAGTGACGGGGCCGGTGTCGCGATCGATCGTGGGTTCCGGCGAGGTGCGTATCGGACGCTGATCCGAGCACGCCAGCCGCAGGAGGAGGCCCGGGAGCGTGGAACCCCCCGGGCCTTTTTCATGCCTCGGATCCGGTCGGTCTTCAGACAGGAAAAAGCCCCGACGGATCGCTCCGTCGGGGCCCGTTGCCAAAGGCGAGAGCCTTAGTTGGCGTAGCTCAGGATGTTCCCCGGCGCGAAGGTGGCGCGACCGATGTTGGCGCCCGCGCGGTCCTGATCCTGGAGCGAGCCGCCGAAGTTGTAGCGGACACCGATCTTGAAGGTGTCGACGTCGATGTCCAGGTCGTCGAACGACTTGTTCTCGTAGCGGCCAAACACGCTGTAGGGCGTGGCGGCGACGCGGTATTCCGCGCCAACGGCATAGGTCCACGAGTCGATGTCCGTGTCGCCGAAGATGCCGTCCTTGATGGTCTCATAGTTGGCGGCGGCGTTCAGGCGCAGGGCCGGCATGGGGTAGAAGGCGGCGTCGGCGCCGACGTTCCAGGCCTTGGCGCCCAGGAAGTCGCTGTAGGCGAGCGAGCCGGTCAGGGTCGCGCGGTCGAAAGTCTTCTGAGCTTCGGCGCCGAACGAGGAGATGTCGTACACTTCGTTGCTCTGGAAGGCGGCGAAACCGCCGACGCGGACGCCGTTGAAGACGCGGCTGACGTGAGCCGCGGCGGCGGTCGTGGTGTCGCCCATGAAGTTGTCGGCGTCGGAGTATTTCAGCGAGGCGTCGAGAGTGACCGTCCAGTCGCCGAAGACGGAGCCGGCGACCGAGCCGTCGATGACGGCGCCGTCGGCTTCGAAGCCTTCGATGTCCGAGTTGACGTAGGAGATGCCGGCCGAACCGACAGCGTCTTGAGCGAAGGCGGGAGCGGCGATCAGGGTCGCGGCGGCGACCGTGGCGAGGAGAGCGATTTTCACGAGAGTATCCCTGTTTTCTATTACCCGGCGCCGGGGCGTCGGGATGGGCGGGATAGCCGTGTATGGCAAAGCTTGTAAGTACTCATCCGTAGGCCGGTGCGTGAAGTGACGCCGGCTGTGTCGCTGGTGCAACTCAGGGTGTGCGCCAGAGATCACAAAAAAGCCCCGGCGGATCGCTCCGCCGGGGCCTCTCGGTACCGACCGAAGTCGGAGGTCTTCGTAAGTCTTAGAAGCCGAAGAGCGGCAGGCGCGGAACGCTTGCCAGAGTGCGGCCCAGGTTGGCGCCGGCGCGGTCCAGCGACTGCAGGGTGCCGCCGAAGTTGTAGCGAGCGCCGATCATGAAGGTGTCGGAGTCGACGTCGACGTTGGCGATGTCGAGCGTGGCGCGTTGAGCCGAGCCGTAGACGCTGAACGGGCTGTTGGCGAACTGGTACTC
Coding sequences within it:
- a CDS encoding transcriptional regulator yields the protein MSDRRTRYPGPITEAGVHPHSLIAQGFAEDAALAALLDRYPADLFDINLYDYDDEGQVSLRTGARGRLDGSQLLEAIQQGRLWVNLRGLETGWPELWAAAMAEYRRIEQAYPGLKAVKNAGQLILSSPKARVPYHFDAAGVVLFHLRGRKRIFVYPGDEAHLPERNMEQVVARQTTEELPYSLAFEGDAQVIDLEPGQALTWPLYAPHRVENLDRFCVSLSMDFQTWPSRWRNGALYTNAVARSRGGAPRQTDRMGQGELALRWAASLGLKRMGALKSRIAHFERQFEPEIGVADGAGALKA
- a CDS encoding GNAT family N-acetyltransferase; translated protein: MPGVLTIEICDLDSLGAEACAQWNAWSMADPDLASPYFRVEFAQIAARISPACAVAIFKRDGVVVGYFPHQRRGGAVLPVAAPMNDYHGVIGPRGERPTLAEAARLLGGARFSVNGWVGEAPGAAVSDSFRTTIPNEGGYDAWYAARRRAFGKYFKDKERARRSMETEFGAVEVQIGLRDEALLDELIVLKRDQYRRTGRHDVFACGWTRDLLHALMAHEQDDFGASIAVLRAGGRIAAMEYSLHAGRRFHFWFPVYVPSLARCSPGIMLSMETIRLGAERGYRDFDYGFGGETYKRYFCDTVQPVAEAVILKPGLSSTLGEAGAALLAMAGGARLVDSVRRRWNVIEACETSAAGRLKGAGLAARAALSKAAGRAGAAA
- a CDS encoding DUF2807 domain-containing protein, translating into MKIAAYAAAAAVLAAFAAAQPAAAQEAEIRNAVARVIVIPEDRADIAVEITPGAADLPQLTVERRGDKVRIDGGLGRRRSLLQFSNDSIRECNNGSIDARQPGEGATVVLAGKGRVRLEDAPLVVLRTPRDVDVSSGSGVYGSVGRGARSVDLGAGGCGNWTVANVDGRLEIGVGGSGTVRAGTSRSLEASVGGSGSIFAGNTGDLEANIGGSGSIIVAGVNGPAEVSIGGSGDVTIRGGRASTLEVAVAGSGNVRFDGTAASLEASIAGSGDVRVAEVTGPVSRSIVGSGEVRIGR